In the Doryrhamphus excisus isolate RoL2022-K1 chromosome 2, RoL_Dexc_1.0, whole genome shotgun sequence genome, TAAGTTAGAATAAGTAAAGCAAAGACATTgagaataaatatatcaatactGGAGTCATTTCTGTATaggaatgaatcaatcaatgaatGGAATGTATTGTTGATATGCTTGAATTTGGCATCAtctatgttattattgtagagCGCTGTTATTATATTCAAGCTGCATCTCCAACCTTTCTCACCTTCACGGCTCGCGTTGCTCAGGATGCTTCTTCTCTCCAGCTTGGTGACCATGTCCTCCTTGACGCCAGCCAGCTGAAACACACATTCGTACTTGCCCTCCACGTCGGCCGTCACCTCCACTTTCAGGTCCACCGCCATCTGGAAGGTTCCGTCGTGGTTGGGGAGGAGCTCTCCGTGCTCCACGTCCTCGTGGAGCTCCTCGCCGTCTTTCCTCCAAAACATCATGGCTCCGTCGGGGTAGAAACCTGTGGCGAAGCAGCTGACCGGAGAGGACGGCGTCTTCTGGAGGAGAGACACCTCTGGGAGCtctgcacaggaagtgacatgacgTGTGAACGCGGGACGAGGTGGACAGAAGGTGCGAGACGAGTAGAGATGGAGAGAaaaggagagaaagagaaagcttGTAATGCTAGTAATCTTCCTATAGGGGGCGTGCTAACATGGTTACAAAGGTGAAAGTACATCATGTGGTTCTACCTGTTCTCATTAGGACCTCCCTCCCATTGTTCACATACTTCTTCAGGTAAGAAGGACAAAGCTCAGTGAAGTAATACTTATTATAATCCATCAAAGCTATGTTATGGTCCCAGTTGTGTTTGGTGGGGACAGCTTGTGGTTTTGCTGCggtccatgtccatgtcttcATGTCCAATGATATGAAGTCTTCTCCATCATAACTGCACTGGTGCCATCCATTAACCTCATCAGTCTCATCATTCCATTCACAGCCTAACATCCTCTGGTAAATGTGAACACCTGAGAGAATGACAGAGTGaaacctcatcatcatcatcatcatcacagacaGCTCTCTTAGTGTCAATGGTGTTTCTTTTGAGGTCATTATGGGATGGATAGAGAAGGTATCAGTGCAGTAATGTGTGTGTACTACAGTATAAAAAGtgtatatcaaatatatttcaatagtAGAACGTTCAACATAACAAACCTCCAGTTTGGTTGAAGCGCTTCTTATAAATTTCCATGTTGTGTTTGCTGATCTCTTCATTACCAACACTgatctctgtctgtctctgccaGTAGTGTGGATCCTCTGCTGTGATTTTGTTCATCCAGTCCTGTTTGGGTTCTACTTTCCTGCTGTTGCTGTCATAGTGAACAATCTCAACTTCATCAACATAACCAACGTTTACAAACTCTGGGAAGTTTGGAACTTGAGAGGATGCAGTTAGGAAATACTTTAgcgaatgaatgactgaaagacaaaaacacagaaaaagaacattttatgaTTTAGTTTCATGTTCAACAATTCATATGTGAAATGATGGCGTCTTC is a window encoding:
- the LOC131104869 gene encoding class I histocompatibility antigen, F10 alpha chain-like, which codes for MNLLFFFLLAVEIHSVAPVIHSLKYFLTASSQVPNFPEFVNVGYVDEVEIVHYDSNSRKVEPKQDWMNKITAEDPHYWQRQTEISVGNEEISKHNMEIYKKRFNQTGGVHIYQRMLGCEWNDETDEVNGWHQCSYDGEDFISLDMKTWTWTAAKPQAVPTKHNWDHNIALMDYNKYYFTELCPSYLKKYVNNGREVLMRTELPEVSLLQKTPSSPVSCFATGFYPDGAMMFWRKDGEELHEDVEHGELLPNHDGTFQMAVDLKVEVTADVEGKYECVFQLAGVKEDMVTKLERRSILSNASREGNLSVAVAVTLALLAVVAVVAAILIVSRNKKRQAKYDPAPRDGGSELSEKSEGSGG